A region of the Candidatus Afararchaeum irisae genome:
CTGGCTCTTGGGTATGTATGACGGCGCTATCCTGTCGGGGTACTCGTCCTCGAACGCTTCGAGGTACTCGTCGGCGAGTCGTGTCTGGCGGTTGACCTTGTTGGGGACGACCATCTTGAGATCGACACCGACCTCGAAGCTGTCGTCTATCTTTGCGAGGTCGTTACGTAGAGCCGCCGCCTGGCTAGCCTCGAAGACACCCATCTCGACGGGAGCCACGACGTTCTTCGCCGCCCAGAGACCGTTGTACGAGACATTATTCGTTATTCCGGGGAGGTCTATCACGACGAAGTCGTATCCTCGCGGGTCGATGTACGACGACAGAAACGAGTCGAGACGCGAGTACCTCTCGACGGGGTCGTCTATGCTTCCGAGCTCTGTGTCGAGCGAGTCGAGTCCGGGATGTGCGGGGATTATGTCAGGACCTTCCTCGGTCTCGTATATCAGACCCTCGACGGCTTCGTCACCCAGTTTTCTCGCGATTATCTCCCACTCATCCTGAAAGACTGTGCTTATGTTGGGCCAGTCGTCCTCGTTCTCGATACTCTCCTCGACCCTGTCCCAGAGACCGAAATGCTTGACGAGGTCGCCCTGCTTTCCCGCGAGGTCGATCAGGAGGACATCGTTGCCTTTCTCTGCGAGTCCCACGCCGATATGCGCTGACACGGTCGTC
Encoded here:
- a CDS encoding ParA family protein; the protein is MKPPLRVATFLDKGGTGKTTVSAHIGVGLAEKGNDVLLIDLAGKQGDLVKHFGLWDRVEESIENEDDWPNISTVFQDEWEIIARKLGDEAVEGLIYETEEGPDIIPAHPGLDSLDTELGSIDDPVERYSRLDSFLSSYIDPRGYDFVVIDLPGITNNVSYNGLWAAKNVVAPVEMGVFEASQAAALRNDLAKIDDSFEVGVDLKMVVPNKVNRQTRLADEYLEAFEDEYPDRIAPSYIPKSQDIRNAANDGSTVFSLEEPSRTAKRAKRAFLENAEELARRLGDEGLDADADYDADVSVSETVDPEEVTEPR